CCGCCCCATCAGGCTGGGAAGGGCCTCAGGTGGGCCGCTCACCAGCTGGGTAAGGGGCAGGTAAAGCCCCCGCACCACCCCCAAAAGGGGCGAGGGGATGGGAAGGGCCAGCTCCGTGCCCTCCAAAAGCAGGCGGTGCACGAGGAGAAAGCCGGGAAGGGCCTGGGGGTAGCGTTCCAACCAGAGGGCCACCTCTTCCAAAAGGGCCTGGGCCCGCTCCCGGTAGTCCCCGCCAAAGGCGGCGTGCAGCCGCCAAAGGGCCTCGGCCAGGGCGCTTGCCCCGGAGGGGAGGGTGGTTTCCTCCACGTCCCGGGTGGGGAGGGGAAGGAGGGTTTGGGCCTTAAGGCCCCCTTCCCGAAAGTGGGTCCAAGCGGCCTCCGCCAAGTACCTTGCCCGTTCCAGGTAGGGCCACTCCCCGGTGGCGGTATAGATCTCCAACAGGGCCAGGGCGGCAAAGCTCTGGTCCTGGAGGAAGGCCTCCTCCCCCAGGCTTCCCGCCCGCCACACGTGCCGCAAAAGACCTTCCCGGTGCATGCCCGTAAGGAGAAAGTGGGCCCCCCTCCGCGCCGCCATCAGGTAACGGTCATCCCCCAAAAGCCTTCCCCCTTCCGCCAGGGCCCGCACCGCCAAGCTGGACCAGTCGGCCAGGACCTTATCGTCCAAGCCTGGGGGCATGCGGCGTCGCCTTAGGGCCAAAAGCCGGGCCAAAACCCCCTCCCGCCAAGCGGCAAAGCCCTCCCCCAGCAGGCCCTTTACCTCCTCCTCGCCCCAGGCGGTGAGGACGTACCTAGGGGAACCGTCCTTACCCGTGATGGGAAAGGCGCTTTCCAAGGCAAAGTACCGCTGGGCCAAGGGGTAATCCTCGCCCAAGGCCCCTTCCAGCTCCTCTAGGCTCCAGGTGTAGTAACGCCCTTCCTCTCCCTCGCTTTCCGCATCCAGGGCCGTATAGAACCCCCCAGCCCGGTCCTGCATGGACAGGATCCAGTCCAGGGTCTCCCGGGCTACCCGCAAGAAGAGGGGCTCGTCAAAAACCCGGTAGGCCCCCAGGTAAACCCGGGCCAGAAGGGCGTTATCGTAGAGCATCTTCTCAAAGTGCGGTAGGTGCCAGCGCCGGTCCACGGCGTAGCGATGAAATCCGCCGCCCACCTGGTCGTACACCCCACCCAAAGCCATGCCCTCGAGGGTTTTGCGCACCATGCGCCTTGCCCCCTCCTCCCCCCGCCAGGCCAGGGGTAAAAGGTAGAGGAGGAGGGCTCCTTGGGGGAACTTGGGTGCCGGCAAAAACCCGCCCCATTCAGGGTCAAAGGAGGACCCTAGGGCCTGGAGGGCCTTGGCCTCCGCCTCCTTGGGCACCGGCCCAGGAGGGGGGTTAAGGCTTCGCCATAGGGCTTGCGCAAGGCGCTCGGCTTCCCCTTCCACCTCCACCCGCCTTGCCCGCCAGGCTTCGGCCACCGCCAGGAGGACCCGCTTGAAGCCGGGCAGGCCCCCCCGGTCCTCCTTGGGGAAGTAAGTGCCCCCGAAAAAGGGTTTGCCCTCCGGGGTGAGGAAGAGGCTCATGGGCCAGCCTCCTTGGCCGGTGAGGCTCACCAGGGCCCGCATGTAGGTGGTATCCACGTCGGGCCGTTCCTCCCGGTCCACCTTCACAGGTACAAAGTGCCGGTTCAGGATCTCCGCCACCTGGGGATCCTGGAAGGACTCCCGGTGCATCACATGGCACCAGTGGCAGGCACTATAGCCCACGGAGAGGAAAAGGGGCTTCCCCTCTCTTCGCGCTACGGCGAAGGCCTCTTCCCCAAAGGGGTACCAGTCCACAGGGTCCTCGGCGTGCTGGAGGAGGTAGGGGCTTTGGGAGCCTAGCAGGCGGTTAGCCATGCCTTAAGCCTAGGCCCCAGGGCCTGCCCCCAGGAAGCAGCCATCTCACAAACGCCGCCGGGGGCCTGAAGGCTTAACATAAGGGCATGCTCCGGGTATTGGGGGGCCTCGATCTGGAAGGGCATGCCTTCCACCGCCCCAAGCCCCTCCTCCTCCTGGCCTATTTGGCCCTCCAAGGTCCCAAGTCCCGCCGGCACTTGGCCGAGCTCTTTTGGCCCGAGGCCCAAGACGCCCTGAATAGCCTCTCGGTAGCCCTCAGCCAACTTAAGCCCCTGGGGGTGGTGGAGGGAGGGGAGGTCCTTAGGGCTAAGGTTTCCACCGACCTGGAGGCCCTCCGCCATGCCCTAAGGGAAGGGGATCTGGCGCAAGCCAAAGGGCTTTATAGGGGCACCTTTCTTGAAGGGGTAGAGCTTCCCTTGGGGGAAGAGTTGGAGGAATGGGTCTGGTCCACCCGGGAAAGCGTGGCCTTAGAGGTTTACCGGGGTTTCGCCACCCAGGCCCGGGCCTTTTACCTGTTGGGGCTTGCGGAGCGGGGCAGAGCCCTCCTGGAGGAAGCTTACGCCCTGCCTGGGGTCCGCTGGGCCTTGGAAGGCCAGGAAGAAACCTTCCACCCGCCACCACCCCTTTCCAAGGAGGCCCGCAGGGCCTTTTTTGGCTTCCTGTTCCGTCCCCGGGAAGCGGTAGAGGCCTTGGGGATACCGGTAACCCTCCTCGAGCTCCTTCAAGAAAAGGGTTTGGTCCGGGAAGGA
This region of Thermus caldifontis genomic DNA includes:
- a CDS encoding thioredoxin domain-containing protein, producing MANRLLGSQSPYLLQHAEDPVDWYPFGEEAFAVARREGKPLFLSVGYSACHWCHVMHRESFQDPQVAEILNRHFVPVKVDREERPDVDTTYMRALVSLTGQGGWPMSLFLTPEGKPFFGGTYFPKEDRGGLPGFKRVLLAVAEAWRARRVEVEGEAERLAQALWRSLNPPPGPVPKEAEAKALQALGSSFDPEWGGFLPAPKFPQGALLLYLLPLAWRGEEGARRMVRKTLEGMALGGVYDQVGGGFHRYAVDRRWHLPHFEKMLYDNALLARVYLGAYRVFDEPLFLRVARETLDWILSMQDRAGGFYTALDAESEGEEGRYYTWSLEELEGALGEDYPLAQRYFALESAFPITGKDGSPRYVLTAWGEEEVKGLLGEGFAAWREGVLARLLALRRRRMPPGLDDKVLADWSSLAVRALAEGGRLLGDDRYLMAARRGAHFLLTGMHREGLLRHVWRAGSLGEEAFLQDQSFAALALLEIYTATGEWPYLERARYLAEAAWTHFREGGLKAQTLLPLPTRDVEETTLPSGASALAEALWRLHAAFGGDYRERAQALLEEVALWLERYPQALPGFLLVHRLLLEGTELALPIPSPLLGVVRGLYLPLTQLVSGPPEALPSLMGREPGRAYLCREGSCRLPVEGVEDLWEELGAVYGGK